The Lutra lutra chromosome 16, mLutLut1.2, whole genome shotgun sequence genome segment ATACCAGAGGAGTTTTGTGATTGTGGtcaaggtaaaagaaaaatagagtgatgctaaagtaaaaaaaagagtctttgtgGGAAAGTTAATCTTGCTTGCTAAAGGAGTGGTGTGTTCTAGTCTAATTAACCAGATGTTTTTAAAGTTGAATACAAGGGccagtcttctatttttttgagataGAAGTTACAAGAAAATACTCATCAAGTTTAGCTAGGGGTTTTCTCTTGAAGATGATGCTTGGGTTTTttggttgaaaaaaatttttttcccagttgaattttaaaacttgtttccCTGACTtacaaactttctttttccttcaaaagaTAGGATTAAACAGAAACccaagttatatttaaaaaaaaaaaaagatttaggcaGGGGTTGCAAATTCAGGAATCAGGCACATGAACTACCATGGTGAGATTGACCATCTATGTGTGTGGCCTTGGAGGACTATAAGGAAAAGCAATATAAGGAACAGCAAGCcctttcaaaaaaatcatttgtaggggtgcctgggtggctcagtgggttaagtaagcctctgccttcagttcaggccatgatctcagggtcctgggatcgagccccacattgggctctctgctcagcagggagcttgctttcccctctctctctctctgcctactgctttgcctacttatgatctctctgtcaaataaataaaagcttaaaaaaaaaaagtttaaaaaaatcatttgtatatttaaaaaaaaaggaaggaaaggaaatcattCTGCAGGCATATGAGTGTCACTGGTTTGTGGATTTTATGTTAAAGTCATGTAACTGCTGGTGAAAATAATGTCACCTTATGCTTTATGGATATACTTGGGGTGGGGAGTAGGTGGGGGTTCTGCTCCTTTGATCAAACCACACCTGAGGTGTTGTGTTTAGTTCTGGGTGCCACTTTTATGAAGACCATTAACAACTGGAGTTTCTCCAGAGAAGTATTGTAGGCAAAGTTGGGGAATGGACTTGAAACCATGTAAACTAAGGAGTGATTGAAAGACCTAtggcagtttatttatttataaatgaaaagatttacTTGCTGATGTCATGGCTGTCTTCAGTATATGACTGTCATATGAGAGCAGGACTAAGCTTCTTCTCTTAGGTCAGAACCGAGACTGAATGGGTCGAGTGGCAAGGAGgaggaagatttatttttttgttaaggattttatttatttgagagagagcacaaagggaaagcagactcctcgctgagcagagagcccaacgtggggatccatcccaggaccctggggccaaaGGTAGatagaggctcaactgactgacctacccaggcgccctaggaggAAGATTTTTGAGTCATCAGAAGGAAAATTTTTGATAATGTCAGTTCCACAAAAACACAGTAAGCTTTATTAGGTATTCATATTTCTGAATATCATAGAAAAAATAGGTctcaattttgttttactttttatatatactttttggaTTTTGAGtactctacactcaacatggggttCAGacctacaaccccgagatcagcaGTCACACGTTCTGctactgagctagccaggtgcccctgctttactttttatctttattttaattttatttatttatttgacagagagagatcacaagtaggcggagaggcaggcagagagagagggggaagcaagctccccgatgaacagagagcccgatatagggcaggaccctgagattataacctgagctgaaggcagaggcttaacccactgagccacccagggtcccctgttttactttttaaaccatAGCTTGTTAATGTATCAAAAACTTGgacaaagaaatgttgaaatcattttaagaatGGGAGCTTATACATGTGCCTTTAtattcactcagtaaatatttactgatcacCTGTCATATGCCAGGTGCTCCACTGGCTGTTGACAGAGCACACATTGAGACTTGAAGTGTCACCTGAACGAGTACATGGGGGGCCggtgtatgtatatatctgcTCTAGCAATAAGAGCGTAAGTGGTTCTTATTTGAACTGCAGTACATAGGATATATGTAGTTTAGTTGTTGGGAAGTTTAAGCCCAAAACCTAAAAATAGTTAGCCAGAGAACTAATCACTGAATAGATAGTAGGGAAACTAAAgagatactaatttttttttttaaagattttatttatttatttgacagagagagatcacaagtagatggagaggcaggcagagagagagagagggaagcaggatctctgccgagcagagaacctgatgcggaactcgatcccaggaccctgagatcatgacctgagccgaaggcagcggcttaacccactgagccacccaggcgcccaagagatACTAATTTATACCTGAAAAGGAAGAGTAGCAAAATTTGAAATCAAGACCAGCCCAAGAGAGCAGTGGTGATATAGTGACTGATAAAGATTCTTTACCCAAATTGAGGAAATTCTGGCCAAGTTTGCATACACAAATGTATAGTAAGAGCTTGTTGATAACGCTTCTTGTTAAATGCGAACGAAGAGCCTCTGAACTCTGGTAATGTGCCCGTTTTTGTTATGAATGATAAATATAggtacctttttttctttcaagattttatttatttatttgagattcgAGCAcgtgagcgagagagcacaagcagggggagctgaagagggagagggaaaagcagatttcccatggagcagggcacctggataggctcttccaggaccctgggatcatgacctgagccagaggcagccgcttaactgactgagccacccaggtgcccctaaatttaagTAGTcttaactaaattaaaaacatatcagattgtttattctctgtccttaaaaaacaaaagaattactTCCATTTTTGGTCAGTTTATGGCCCACTATTAAGATGTTTGAGGATCACaaatgtaatacattttaaaGCAGCAATTGGGAGATTGTACTAAATAACCATTAAGTCCTTTctagttctaggagttttatgattttatgattttttgggcctgaaaaaatattcatgttggggcgcctggctggcgctcagttagtggagcatgtgactcttggtcttggggttgtgacttTAGGCCCCTCATTAGGTTTGGAGGtaactttaaaaagtctttaaaagggcgcctgggtggctcagtgggttaagccgctgccttcggctcaggtcatgatctcagggtcctgggatcgaggcccacatcgggctctctgctcagcagggagcctgcttccctctctctctctctctctctgcctgcctctccgtctacttgtgatctctctctgtcaaataaataaataaaatctttaaaaaaaaaagtcttaaaaaaaaaagaatatcatgttTAAATAGACCACTTAATATTGCTTTCCTTTGAATAATGACATAGTATTGTATTTTATAGTGGTTTGTGGTTTTTGAAAATTACAAACTTATTGGAAGATACTTTCCTTACAAAGTGAGTTTGGCCTGTTGCATTTTAAATGTCAGTATTTTGATGAAAACATAAGGCCGTGCAAAAGTCAGGAGTTGAGTAATTGCTAACCCTGATATTACAGTACCTTAACcagggctgtttttttttttttttttttttaagattttatttatttatttgacagacagagattacaagccggcagagaggcaggcagagagagagagaggaggaagcaggctcccagctgagcagagagcccgatgcggggctagatcccaggactctgggatcctgacctgagaggaaggcagaggctttaacccactgagccacccaggtgccccttaagcaGGTTTTTTAATTGAAGCTTTCTAAACAAGGTCTTGGGTGGGGAGATGTTGGAAAACCACTTTATCAAAACTTGAAGATAGTTACTATCATTAAGGGTAGAAATCAGAACTCCTTAGACCTTGTCTGCATCGAAAGTCAATGAAGTTGAGAGTCCCAAATTCATATTGAGGAAGTCTCAGATTCATTATTGGTTATATGTGACATcctctgtatcttttcttttagtGAGATCACGTACTATAGGTGAACTTCTAGCTCCAGCAGCTCCCTTTGACAAGAAATGTGGTCGTGAAAATTGGACTGTTGCTTTTGCTCCAGATGGTTCGTACTTTGCTTGGTCACAAGGACATCGTACAGTAAAGCTTGTTCCCTGGTCCCAGTGCCTTAAGAACTTGTAAGACTCTCTTCTAATTTGTATATTGTATGTCTTTGTAGAATTTACTGTTATCTGTGTGGAGTAATAGAAAGATTGtgatatttaagtttttctttgtagTCTAGGGTATTGTAAATGTATCTTAATCATAAGCTGAAtatatttattggaaaatttGTGGGAAGAATTGTTTGGCCTTTTATGTTATGGACTACTTTCTCAGATGCTTTTGTGTCTTTGTATTAAAAAGCAGATTACTGGTTCCTTGGTAGTGTCTATATTGCCTTATGCAAGGGAAGATGACCTTTTGTTATGTAACACTTTTTGAATTTCACAACATTTTATTAGATAACAGCAGTATGGTGATCgtgtaattaattatttttatgtacttaaaaTTCCTCTGCttggatttgtttatttattgaaagtttttaaaaaatatatattaaatttaatctCACCCTTTTTGTGTCTAGTTGACCTTTATATAAATATCTTaattaggttttttgttttgtttttttgcttgttacACTTACTTTAGGTTAGCTAAAGGAGTCCTAATTGATTATAGTGGTTTTGAGGAAAATTTTGACACAAAGAAATTAtacattgttggggcgcctgggtggctcagtgggttaagccgctgccttcggctcaggtcatgatcccaggtcctgggttcgagccccacatagggctttctgctcagcagggagcctgcttcctcctctctctctgcctgcctctatgcttacttgtgatttctttctgtcaaataaataaataaaatctttaaaaaaaaaaaaagaaattatacattgCTTAATGTTAAACTTAATCTCTCAGCAACTGAAAATGTCTTTTGGTTTGAATTTATTTGGTCATACCCTCATAGCTAATTGCAAATATCTCCTTCCCATCCATAGAATTCTATTGTTACTCAGTATCGTTATGGTAATAATTGAGGttattttaacaaacatttatcatTTAGTATCTGCGGGAGTCCAGAGTTCATAATAACTAGATGTCAATCTgaccttttttcccctcagtctCTTGCATGGCACCAAGAATATCACCAATACAAGCGGTTTGAGACTGTCAAGACAAAATAGCGATGGTGGTCAGAAAAATAAACCTCGCGAACATGTTATAGACTGTGGTGACATAGTCTGGAGTCTTGCTTTTGGATCTTCGGTTCCAGAAAAACAGAGTCGCTGTGTCAATATAGAATGGCATCGATTCAGATTCGGACAGGATCAGCTGCTCCTTGCCACAGGATTAAACAATGGGCGTATCAAAATATGGGATGTATATACAGGTACGGGGCCATAGTTTGAGAAGCAAACCTGATTATTTTGTGATGCAGGGCATCTTCATAGGCACTAGAAGATAAGATTTGAGATTAACTTGCTGAAAAGCAAGAATTGATGCTATGAATGTGTCTTTATGATTGGCCTCCATAGCATCTTCTgctcatggttttattttatgagtAGAGTTCTCACTGCTTGGTCACTCTTCAGAGAATATTACAGCAAGAAGGACATGTCTAAggaataaacattaattttaatttttaatccttaatttaatttataaattaataatttagttTATGACTCAAATGGCAGGGTGTTTTCTTACATACTTTTTCAGTTGATAGCTTGGAGGCTTTCAATGCAAATctggttttaaaattattgtcTAACCTTTGGAAGTTTTAGTGACATTGGATTTAAAGTTTAACCAGATAGGTTCAGAAGGTAAATTCTTTGGGCAATTAAAAGTGAACTTGATATTCACTGACTAAAATAGTTCTGGCTGATGGTATGTACTCaaaaatttgaagacatttttttaaaatgagtgggAAAACTAGGTACAGTAGAACACAGCAGGTGATGCTACTATTGAATGAGGACAGTGAGTCAGTAAATTTGATTGGATTCTTGAAAAAATTGAAGGAATGCACATAGATTTtcatagaaaacaaaactctCAATATCAGATGCATAAAGCATATTTTTTCACTGATTATTCTTGGAAAATTTAGGTGGTTGTGAGATAACATGAATCTTTTGGGGAGTTGGACAGTCTTAGTAATCCAAggccaaggaaaagaaaagggaaaatttggttttatattaaaatcatactgtaaaaagatttaaaaatgataatgtgGGTTTTCCTGATGGGAAATTAACTTGTTTGCATTTCAGGAATTCTCTCTAAGCTGATCTAATAAATTTAGGTTTTGTTATCCTGGAAATAATCCATTTTACAACTGTATAAATAGAGAATCTTTAAAGGTGATAGTAAAAGCACTATTAAGTCACTTTATGCTTGGGAGACTAAGGAGGTGACAAGTATTTCTAcatatctatataattttttatggtGAAGAACCCTATTTTAAAGAGAAGCTGATAAAAATTAacaacactgtcttttttccctcttccattGGATTTAGGAAAACTCCTCCTTAACTTGGTAGATCATACTGAAGTGGTCAGAGATTTAACTTTTGCTCCAGATGGGAGCTTGATCCTAGTATCAGCTTCAAGAGACAAAACTCTGAGAGTGTGGGACCTGAAAGATGATGGTATGTCTTTTTTACAAGCTGTGAAACAGAATGAGTTTCTTAACATCATTAATGAGAGATGCCAAGAAGTGTCGATCATCTGGGGTGTTTGACTTTAAAAGTGGCCTATGATCAaagtttcctcttctcttttaatTGTTTGGTCCCTTCCCTTGTACAGATCAAATGCAACCATAAATGTGACCTATAACAGGAACCAGCAGTTACTCTAAACAATCTTGTATTACTCAGAAACTAACCACACAGATCTGTATCAGCTATATGAGGACAAAATCTGGGTCAGTTTTAGGGTTTTATAAATGAACTGATCTGTGTTTATTTCCTTCATCTTAGGGAAGGTTGTTAACTTCATTTGCTTAGCAAAAATTTAAGTAGGTCTCGaagttatatataatttagtaatctaataaaattttgattaagaCATTTATATACCAGGATTTATAACTAACAGTTTATAAGCATAATAATAAGTTGGCTAGGTTAAGTAAGAAATTAGATAGACTTGCTATCCAAGATAATGAAAGGTATgttaaggacacctgggtggctcagttaggcggctgccttcggttcaggtcatgatcccagggtcctgggatcaagtcccatattgggttcactgctcatcaggaagcctgcttctccctccacccgctgctccccctgcttgtgcacacactctctctctctgacaaataaaaatctgtaaataaaaagataaataaaaggtatGTTAGTTAGTGTTAAGTACTCAGGTTTTATCTGAAACTTTGTTAATTGCAGTGCTTAGAAAGTTTGGAGAGTCCACCTCATTTAAGAGGACCAGAGATGAgcatctctttctgcttcttagCCGCTAATGAGAAAGTTTACAGTTTTAGCTAAAACCTTATATTTAAGATCTGATAGTGCTCTGAGAGCCTCAGGCTCAAGGTTAAGGGCTTGCTTAGAAGTATTGCTGACTTAAACTGAAGGTAGTAGGAAACAAAATCTGGGGTTTGGAGACTTGTTCCAGCTGATGGGCTATAACCATTGCCTGACAAAATAACATGCTTGTCTTACCGAACCATGGTGGACCTCCTTTGCATCTTAGTGTTCTCTGAATTTTCGGCTATTGAGGGGTGGAGAGATCCCAAGAGTTACAACAGTTTGATggttaaacttttattttcttttgtatatcaAATGCTGCTTGCTttctcaacacatttttttttttaaagattttatttatttgacagagatcacaagtaggcagagaggcaggcagagagagagagagagaggaggaagcaggctccttgctgagcagagagcccagtgtgggacttgatcccaggaccctgggatcaggacctgagccgaaggcagaggctttaacccgctgagccacccaggcgcccctcaacacaTTTTCAGTTGTGTGCATTTAAGAATACagactcaggggcgcctgggtggctcagttggttaagcatctgactcttgatttcaactcaggtcatgatcctcagggttgtgagattgagccatccattgggctccatgctggggcatggagcctgcttgggattctctctccctctctccccttcccacccctcaaaaaaaaatacGAATTCAGTAAAATACAAACTCAAGAGAGTTGGGACTTTGTCTTATTTATGGCTGTCTCCTCAGTGCCTgacatagtaggcattcagtaagtatttgtaaaattaagaattaaaatatctgTAGACATAATTGTGTGCTTTAGATATAATGCACAGgggctttggaatggaatgtagGTTATcagaaaggaaggatgaaaggCTTTTGAAGTTGTTCCTCAGGTCTCAGCTTTGAAGTGTTCCAGTTCCTTCATTTGTAGAATAAGTGTATTAGACTAAAAGAATTCTATCTTCTATAGGTGAAGGGTCAGCAGACTTTTCCCTAAAGGGCCAGGTGGTAACTATTTTAGGCTTGTGGACCGTGCTGTCTCTGCCTTAGTTACCTCTGCCACTGTAGCACAGCATAAACAGATGGGCATAGTTGTGTTCCAGTAGAACTTTACAAAGTAAGCAGTTGGTTTATATCCAATCCTAGTTACAGATAAGTCATGGCTGCTATAGAATTTTGTGATCTGTGATTCTGCCATTTTTGAAATGCTCATTTGAAGTGAACTCTAAGGTTAATAcaggtatttctttttgttcaggAAACATGATGAAAGTATTGAGGGGCCATCAGAACTGGGTGTATAGCTGTGCATTCTCTCCTGACTCTTCTATGCTGTGTTCAGTGGGAGCCAGTAAAGCAGTATGTATCAAAGTTCTTGTACATTCATTGTGAACTGGATTGTAATGATGTGTGCATAATCATTTTAAATCTAAGTAATCTGTTAAGTCTGTGCTCGGTGTCATGAatatcttaagtattttatttcatgatgGAGAATTTGCATGAGGGAAATTAAGTATAGTTATTGATTGTGGAGTGAGAAATTGGATTGCTTTTAGTCAGCGATAATATTCATAAAGTAAGGGGTATGTCAAATTTACTTTTTCGAAGATCTAGGAAAGTTTATGTGCTATAGTAAAGTTTATGTGCATAGAAGAGATCTAGTCCAAATGTTAAGACATTCCCGCTAATTCTTCTctgttgttctattttttttgtccAGTTTGCTGTTTAAAAAGTTTTGATTCCCAGCTGGTCCTGGACATTTAACtgaaaaaaagtaacttaaaaatctaataataaaaatagcattcaTGTATATGTAGAGTGAATTATAGATGAAATTGACAAGGTCTGTCTGGCATAGCATACCTGTGGACAGATTAAGTATAAAGTGACTCTTGAGAGGGTTATGCTTTTTAATGAACTCTTTTGGTTGTCTGCCAGCTCTTAGTGTAGTTAAAGAGATCTTACTAGCTTCAGATGGTTATGAAAAATGGTGGAGTCCAAATCTGTGGGGTATTCAGAATACACTCTGAAttactgggggtgggaggctggttttaaatgcattttatgtaGCCAAGAAGTATGTTAAAATAATAGTTGGAAATGTTAGAAGTTTAGGAAAAAAgtattcagttctttaaaaaatcataagaacaAAGCTGGATATTGACATTGCTATTTTAGGCTGTGTGTTTTCCATATGCTTCTTGCTTTCCCTGTCACAGGTGGTGGCAGCAATATTGGTGTGATTGAGGTTATGCTGGCACCACTCGCACACAGGCGCACAATGGTGTTAGCTGGGCAGAAAGAGTGGCATCTCTGGCTACCGGGCTGGGGGCGACCTTTACCATAGGATGAAGTAACCTTGCATTCGGCTGCAAGGTGTACTGTACGTACACAGGTGCTGGTCGATGTccactttctgcttttctttctttctttttttcttttttaaagtgatttccCCCGCAGTGAAACCCACTGACTCCAAGTAAATTGATCTTCCAGTCTCGTGGAATTGGGAGTCTGACATGTGAAACCAATTTAATGTAATGTAATTGGCTTTCAAATGGTTTCTCTGTGCTATTTTTTGGAATTCTTTGAGATGTTAGAGATACAGTAAGACTTTGATCCaacttaaaatttgtatttatttttctttggatcaacttaaaatttgtatttatttttctttggaagtAAAATATTGTGTCTGTGCAGAAAAAAGTAGCAAAAAGGATTGTTTTATTCCAAGAGGAGAGATTGTCTTATTAGGATTGTTGTAAACCTCCAAGCTTGTATTTAATACAACTAGACTGAAGTAAACATTTAAATCCTATTCAGAACTATTCTGCACAGTCTGAGTATTGATCTTATAGAATCGAAAACTATGTGTAAACTTGTACTAaagtaatttaaatgttttatacttaaaatgaCTAATGATTGTGGTCTGTTTGGGAAATAAGATTGGCAAATTTGATTCACAGACATGTTGttaattgtaatatttttataagttagtcttttcattttgtaatgtGGTTTAACATCCTTGTTGTTTGCCAAAGAAATTTCATTTGGCTGTGAAAATTCTCTTTGCTTGCAGTATCTGTTTCTCTTCCTAGGCTCACGTTGGTGACCCAAGCCTATTGTAAACAAGTGATTATCTCAAAGGGAGATGCCAATGGAGTAACAATTTGTTAACATTACATTTTCtgtctgtatattttttaaaaatttggtagtttctggaaaaaaaaagaagggggttTGTAGTACTTAACcctatttatttctgtatatattttagttAATTAGTTTTTGGAATAAATGGATTTCAGTATAACTTTGTGGTTAAAAATTATATTGCCTTTTTTATGTttaggcttatttttaaattaacatttaacagAAACATTTGAAATAGAATTTGCATGTCTACTTTAATTAACTTAAAGGCTGATTTTTTAATCTGACTATGACACTGAGCAtacatattcttttaattattcataatttataatgtttaatataatgttaattaaatttagttattttagatTAAGTTGTGCCATTTTGTCCTCTGTGTGTCTGAATGAAGCTATAACATTTGCCTTTTTATTGCAGGTTTTCCTTTGGAATATGGATAAATATACCATGATACGGAAACTAGAAGGACACCACCATGATGTTGTAGCTTGTGACTTTTCTCCTGATGGAGCATTACTGGCTACTGCATCTTATGATACTCGAGTATATATCTGGGATCCACATACTGGACACATTGTGATGGAATTTGGGTGGGTACAGCATGAATTAATTGTTGTCTTTGGTTCATCTCTGGCTGTTAGTATAACTTTTAAGAAACTACATGAATGATTGGAATCACATGTGAGACTTAAAATTGTAGTCTGtcatagttttaaatttcagtattatTCAAGTCCTTGAATAATAAGAGCTTTAgataaaaactctaaaaacaaATTTGGCTCTCTTGATACAGATCATGTTATTGTCATTAGACCGTATATGACTCTGTAGAAGTGATAATTTAGAGTTTCATGTCAAGGTTTTTGAAAAACAGTTGAAACTGACGTTGGAGTTAATCTTAGTGTCTTAAACCACATTGTGAAAAGAAGATTAGTAATTCTTTTAAGGTTCCTTTCATTTAATTTGAATCAGCTCTGCTCAGTCTCCTCAGCTGTGGTCATTAAGGCCTCTTCAAACATTATTCATAGACAGATATATTTTGTACAGGGGTAGTTTTGCTTCTTGAAGTGACTCATTTTCACTGAAAACATGTATTTGACCTCAGGCACCTGTTTCCCCCACCTACTCCAATATTTGCTGGAGGAGCAAATGACCGATGGGTACGATCTGTGTCTTTTAGTCATGATGGACTGCATGTTGCAAGCCTTGCTGATGATAAGTAAGTGTGTGAATTATAGTTTGACCTGTTATTGTCTTCTAAAGATTTACTTTCATCTTTCTACTTACTGGAAACATTTtcaaggcttaaaaaaaaagtctttctgcAGTGTGGGTTTTAGTGTCTGTTTCTCCAGACAAGACTTTGAGAGATGTGTGTCTTAAAGAATTTTAGCCTGAAGAAGAAGAGTTGGGCAAACTAAAGATAA includes the following:
- the WSB1 gene encoding WD repeat and SOCS box-containing protein 1 isoform X1 yields the protein MASFPPRVNEKEIVRSRTIGELLAPAAPFDKKCGRENWTVAFAPDGSYFAWSQGHRTVKLVPWSQCLKNFLLHGTKNITNTSGLRLSRQNSDGGQKNKPREHVIDCGDIVWSLAFGSSVPEKQSRCVNIEWHRFRFGQDQLLLATGLNNGRIKIWDVYTGKLLLNLVDHTEVVRDLTFAPDGSLILVSASRDKTLRVWDLKDDGNMMKVLRGHQNWVYSCAFSPDSSMLCSVGASKAVFLWNMDKYTMIRKLEGHHHDVVACDFSPDGALLATASYDTRVYIWDPHTGHIVMEFGHLFPPPTPIFAGGANDRWVRSVSFSHDGLHVASLADDKMVRFWRIDEDYPVQVAPLSNGLCCAFSTDGSVLAAGTHDGSVYFWATPRQVPSLQHLCRMSIRRVMPTQEVQELPIPSKVLEFLSYRL
- the WSB1 gene encoding WD repeat and SOCS box-containing protein 1 isoform X2, whose product is MASFPPRVNEKEIVRSRTIGELLAPAAPFDKKCGRENWTVAFAPDGSYFAWSQGHRTVKLVPWSQCLKNFLLHGTKNITNTSGLRLSRQNSDGGQKNKPREHVIDCGDIVWSLAFGSSVPEKQSRCVNIEWHRFRFGQDQLLLATGLNNGRIKIWDVYTGKLLLNLVDHTEVVRDLTFAPDGSLILVSASRDKTLRVWDLKDDGNMMKVLRGHQNWVYSCAFSPDSSMLCSVGASKAVVAAILV